The Rhodanobacteraceae bacterium genomic sequence CGCACGCACCACCGCATCGGCATCCACGGGCTTGGCCAGATAATCGTGCGCGCCGCGCTTGATCGCCTCCACCGCCGTCGCGATTGAGGCATATCCGGTCAACAGCAGCACCCGCATCGCGGGCACCTCGGCGCGCAGCGCGGAGATCAGCGCAAGGCCGCTGTCCTCGCCGAGCTTCAGGTCCACCACCGCGTAGCGGGGTTGGACACGCTGCGCGAACCGCACTGCGTCGGCGGCATCCCGCGCAACACCGACCTCGAACCCGCGGGCACCCAAGGCACGCGCCATGGCACCGGCAAAGATGGCATCGTCTTCGGCCAGCAGCAGGTGTTCGTGTCGGTCAGCTTCGCACAGGTTCATGCGTGGCCTGTCAATGGAAGCCGCACGCATACGCGCGAGCCTTCGGCATCGCTGAAAGCCTGCAACTCGCCGTGCATTCTTTCGACCGTCGCCCGCGTCAGCAGCAGCCCGATGCCGAGTCCATCCGGCTTGCTGCTGGCCACCGGAAGCCCGCTTGCGACGGCCTCGGTGAAGCCACGGCCCTGGTCGCCGATGACGAATTCAATTTGCTTTCCATCCGTGTCCGCAGCCAGCGTCACGACGTTCGAACCGTTGCGCCGCGAAGCGTCGAGGGCGTTCTGCATGAGGTTGAACAGCGCATGGGCGAGTCCGGGTCGCACTTCGATGGGTTGGTCGCGCAACGCAGGGGCAAGCTGTGTGGTGACCGCCGCCTCGGGCCGCAATACACGAAAGCGATCGGCGTTGTCGTGCATGTAGGCGCCGAGGGTGGTCGCGCGCATGCCGTCCGCGAGCTGGCCGCGGCCGTATTCGACCATTTCGCGCAGGATGTTGCGACACCGCTCCACCTCACCGGTCATCACCTCGAGGTCGGCGCGCAAGGCGGCGTCACCCTCGCGACCACGGCCAAGTTCCGGAAGCAGGGTTCGCAGCGTGGACAGGGGCGTGTTGAGCCGGTGTGCGGCCTCGGCGGCCTGCGTGGCAATCGCGAGCAAACCCTCGTCGCGCAGGGCACGCTCGCGCAATCGCCCGATCGCCTCGCGCTGCGTGTTCAGCGACGCATGCATGCGCGCGATGAACACCGCCAGCAGCAGTATCGCGATCATGAAGTTGACCGTCATGCCGGTCAGGTGCAGGCGGAATGCGTTGCCATGCATGGGCATGTCCGGCAACGGCACGTTGACAAAAATCAGTATGCCGTACACCGCCGCCGCCAGCGCGGTCACACTGGCGGTAGCCTGCACGGATAGTGCCGCTGCCGACAAGGCCACCGGTACCAGCAGCAACGTGATGAAAGGGTTGCTGGCGCCGCCGGTGAAGTACAGCGCCCACCCCAGCAGCAGGATGTCGAAGGCCACGTGGCAGAAGGCCTCGGTTTCGCCGAGGGGCCACGCCTGGCGCAGGCGCCAGAACGCAACGGGCGTGGCCAGGATCAGGACCGCGATGCCGGCGGCCAGCGGCGCCAGCGGAACCGGGATCCGCAGCCAGATGATCGCCACCGCCACCGCCAGCGCCTGGCCGAGCGCATCGCACGGGCGCAACCATGCGCTCGTCATGACCAGTGCGCGGGCATCGAAACGCGACGACTCGGCCGGATGGGTACGCAAACGCAACATGACCCGGGTGACACACTGCAAAGGTTCTGGCCTGATGATAGCCGCCCATGCGGATCGTGTCGGCGTCCGGACAAGCCCCGCGGCAGGCATTGCTACAATTGGGCGCTGCACCGGGGATCAACGCGAGAGGCGGCAAGAACGTGTGGTTGATGAAGCTGGACCGCACGACGCGGTTGATCGTGATCAGCGTCGCGCTCGGGGTGGTCGGTGCGCTGGGGGCCCAGCTGTTCCTGCTGATGCTGCATTTGACCGACAGGTACGTGCTCGATTTCCTCGGCCACTACCACACGATCAGCGTGGCCGCGGCGCACGCCATGGTCGTGCCGCCGAAGCCGTTTACCCACTGGTATTGGTGGGTGCCGATCTCGACCACGCTTGGCGGACTCGTCGCCGGTGTGCTGATCTACTGGCTGGCACCGGAAACCGAAGGCCACGGCACCGACGCAACACTGGTCGCCTTTCATCGAAACAACGGCCGCATGCGTACGCGCGCGCCGTTCGTCAAGATCCTCGTCAGCGCGATCACGATCGGCAGCGGCGGGTCGGGCGGTCGCGAAGGACCGACCGCGCAGATCGCCTCGGGCGTCGGCGCCATCGCGGGTGCCCTGCTCAAACTTCCGGATGACGAGCGGCGGCTGGTGATGTTGATCGGCATGGCCGCCGGCCTGTCCGCCATTTTCAAGAGCCCGCTGGGCACCGCCATTTTCGCGGTGGAAATCCTCTATTCGCGCATGGCGTTCGAAGGTGGCGCGCTCATCTACACGTTGATCTCGGCCGCCGTCGCCTACGCGATTACCGGTGCCTTTTCCGGCTACACCCCGTTGTTCCTGTTGCCGATGAGCCAGCGCGTCGTGCAGCCGGTGGATCTGGTGTGGTTTGCCCTGCTCGGCATCCTCGCCGGCGGACTCGGGGCCTTGTTGCCGACCGTGTATTACCGCATCCGCGATGCCTTCGTGGCCCTCAGGATTCCGAATCACTTCAAGCCCGCGATCGGCGGGCTGGCCGTGGGGCTCATCGGCATTGCCGTACCGCCCATCATCGGCGGCGGTTACGGCTACATGCAGTTTGCCCTGCAGGGCGGCACCGGGCTGATGGCCTGGGTGCTGCTGCTGTTCTCGCTGGGCAAGGTGCTGACGCTTTCGCTCACCATCGGTTCCGGCGGCTCGGGCGGCATGTTCGGGCCGACGCTGTACGTGGGCGCGATGCTGGGTGCCGCGTTTGCGGCGTCACTGAACCTGCTGCATCTCGACGTGGATTCGTCTTGGTTGGCCGTGGTCGGCATGGCCGCAGTGTTTGCCGGCGGCGCACGCGTGCCGATCGCCTCCATGGTGATGGTGATAGAGATGACCGGCGGCTTCCAGTTGATCATGCCCACCATGATCGCCGTCGCGCTGGCCTTCATCGTCCAGGTTGCGCTGACCCGCCACGCGAAATATCCCACCATCTACGAAGCCCAGGTACCGACGCCCGCGGAGAGCCCCGTCCATCGCAGGGCTTACTACGATGCCGCCGCCGATCTGCTGCGGCGTCAGGAAATACGGCTGGACAACGACATCCTCTCCAGCGAATTACACGGTGCGCTGGCGCGCGGCGAAGGCATCCCGCTCACCCGGCGCAGCGAGCAGCTTTACAGCCTCGCGCTCGCGCCGGGATCGCCGGTGATCGGCAGCGAAGTGCGCAGTCTCGGACTGGCCGACATGGGTGTGGTCATCGTGGGGCTCATCCGCGGCGAAGGTGACGTCGTGCCTCATGGAGGGACGCGGTTGCAGGTAGGCGATCAACTGCTGGTGGCCGCCGGCAAGGATGGAATCGAGCGGTTCCGCGCGCTTATTGCTCCGCCCGGCGACAACGAGCACACCACAGCGTAAGGCCACTCCTTTCAAGCGGCCGTTGCGCAATCTACCCGTGCGATCGGTCGAGGGAAACGAACAAGCGGACGTTCGCATCATGGGTGCGACTGGCTGCAACGGGTCGGTTTGAGCCGTACGGGGCGCACCCACCTTGGGGCAGAAAGGCCGTCGCGTCGCCAGTCCACCGGCGTGAGGCGTCCTTAAACGCGAAACTTTGCGAAAATGCCGCGCCAATCTTTCGAAGAATGCATGGATTGCAATGTTCGCGGAACCATGCAGTGCCCGGTTCGGGCACCGCGTGATCTCCCGGCAAGCATGAACCGTCCCGTCGCCCAAGCCCGTGCCGGACGCCGCGCCGTCGTCTGGCACGATTCGGCGGAGTGATGCAAGTTCAGACCAGCGCCTCGGCTACCGTCGTGGACATCGGTGTCGTCGGATGGCCGATCAACCTTGACAGTTCGTGGCTGTCGTCGAAGAGGGCGCCCTGCGAGGCGGACACGTCCCAACTCGCGATGGCCCGCGCGAAATCGGACGGCACGCCAAGGCCTTGCAATGCCGCGGCGTATTCGGCTTCGGGCAGGTTCCTGTACGGGATCGACTTGCCCGTCTGGCGCGAGATTTCAGCGGCGAGATCCGCGAGCGTCCAGGCCGTATCACCAGCCAGTTCATAGGTTTGGCCATCATGGCCCTGTCCTGTCAGCACCTTCACGGCTGCTTCCGCGTAATCGGAGCGCGCGGCGGATGAAATCCTGCCCGCACCGGCGCTGCCGAGGAAAGCGCCGCCGGCGAGCGCACCCGCGATCGAGCCGGTGTAGTTTTCTGTGTACCAGCCATTGCGCAGGATAGTGTGGGGGATGCCGGAATCCTTCAGCATCCTCTCGGTCTCGAGATGTTCACCGGCAAGATTCAGCCTAGAGGTGTCGGCATGCAGCAGGCTCGTGTAGATGACACGTTTCACTTCGGCGTGCCTTGCAGCGTCGATGATGTTGCGGTGCTGACGTGCACGCTTGCCGAGTTCGCTCGCGGAAATCAACAACAAGGTGTCGATGCCCGCCAGCGCGCGGGCAAGGGTGGCGGGTTGCTCGTAGTCGGCTTCGCGGACCGGCACCCCCAGGTCCGCCGCCTTGGCCGGCGTGCGTGCCAGTCCGATAGTGTCCATGGATGGTGCGGTGGCCTTCAGTCTGGCGGCGACGAGCCGGCCCAGGTGGCCGGTAATGCCAGTGATGGCAAGAGTCATGGCTAATCACCCGCGGCAATTTGAGGGACGTCCAATATATGCCTGCGGCGAGCGACAGTGAAGTTGAGTGGGTGACTTTGAGCGCGTTGGCCAACGTGCATCGATCAAAACTCGCGCAAGTTGCATCCGCGCGCCTTACAGGCTCGATGTGCGATGTCCGCTATTGGCGACTGCGACCGACCGCCGTTCACCCAAAGCGAAGACACGCTGCGCGCACCGGCGCGAAGCTGCGGCGATGTTCGGGGCAGGGCCCGAGGCGTTGCAGCGCCGCGAGGTGTGCGGGCGAAGGGTAGCCCTTGTGTTGCGCGAATCCGTAGCCGGGCCAGCGCGTTTCGTATTCGACGAGGATGCGGTCGCGTGCGACCTTGGCGAGGATCGAGGCCGCGCTGATCGCGGGTTCGCTGGCGTCGCCGCCGATGATCGCGCGGGCGGGGCAGGGCAGCGATTTCGGCAGGCGATTGCCGTCGATCAGCGCGAGTGCCGGCGACAGGGCAAGGCGTTCCAGCACGCGCGTCATCCCGGCGAGGGTGGCCTGCAGGATGTTGATGCGGTCGATCTCGGCAGCTTCGACGCTCACGATCGCGTGCGCCAATGCGCGATCGGTGATCCGCGAATACAGCGCTTCGCGGCGACGCGCGGTGAGCTGCTTGGAATCGGCAAGTCCGTCGATGGGACGCGCGGGATCGAGGATCACCGCGGCGACCACCACGGGTCCCGCGAGCGGGCCGCGCCCGGCTTCGTCCACGCCGGCGACCCACGCGTTCACCTCAGGTCGCCCAGCTTGCCGAACACCCACGCACGGTACGAGTTGCGCAACGCCGCGTCGCGGCAGTGGAGGTCCTGGCCGTCGCAGCGGTCGCGCAGCAAGGTGTTGGCGATGAAGAACGGATTGCGCGGCAGGTCGGCGGCATCCAGCAGCAGCGAGCCGAGGTAGGCGATGTCCAGCACCGGATAATTCTCGCGCCGGATCGGCAGGTTGAATCCCTTCAGCATGTAATACGTCACGTACTGCGCGTCGGGAACCTGCGGCGGCACGCTCTTGGCCAGCGTGTTGATCGCGCCGTCGAACGACGGCTGGTGGTCGCCGAAGTGCAGCAGCAGCGCGGGCCGGTCGTCGCGGCGCAGGAAGGTTTCCAGCCCCGTCATCGCCGCGTCCGACATCGAAAGCCGTTGCAGGTAGTTGGTGAGATTGAGGTTCAGCCATTCGTCCAGGGCGGCGTTGCCGGGCGCGAGCTTGCCGGGAAACAACGGCTTGTCGTACGGCGCCGGCAGTTCGGAAAGCGGCGTCATGTGCGGGCCGTGCTGGTGCAGCGTCAGCACGAACACGAACAGCGGCTTGCCGCCCGCCTTGGCTTTTTCGGCCGCGAACACGCGCTCGAACGCCGCGAACACGGCATCGTCGGTCGCGCCCCAGCCCAGCCTCAGTTCGCGGCCGCCGTAGAACGCGTCGAAGCCGTAATCGGCGTAGGCGTCGCGCCCGTTCATGAAATCCCCATCGGTGGGATAGATGCCGACCGTGCGGTAGCCGTCGGCGTCGAGCAGGCGCGGCAAGGTGAAGCGGATGCGCGGCGCGAGGTTGAACGGCGCGTAGAGCCCTGCGGGTCCGAACAGCGTGTGCGGCAGGCCCGACAGGAACGCGAATTCGGAGGTCCAGGTGCCGCCGCCCCAGGTGTGCACGTTCAGCCAGCCGTGCGCGATGGTGTTCGCGTCGGCGTGGAACATGCGTGCATCGCACAGTTTCGAGGTGCACGCGGTGAGCATGCGTGGATCGAAGGTGCTTTCCTCCAGCACCGCGACGATGTCCGGTTTGCGGACGGCCGCAGGCGCGCTGGCCGCCAGATCCCGCCAGTTGTCGCGCGCCGCGTCCGCGAGGCGGAAGGCGGGTTCATAGATCCGCGCGTTGCGGATCGAGACGATGAAGTCCGACACGAAGCTCTTGTCGTTCATCGCCTCCCACATGCCCTTGTCGTAGACGTGCGCGAACGGACCGCGCGGATACAGCGTCACGCCAAGGATCACGATCGCGGCAAGCAGGCCCGGCACGCGTCCGCGGCGCGTGGCGGGCATGGGGCTGGCGCCACGCCACAGCACGACCAGCAACAGCGGCACCAGCACGATCGCGATCGCGATTGACCCGATGATGAAGGGATAGCGCAGCAGGGTCTGGGCGATTTCGGCGTTGGCGTAATAGACGAGGTCCGGCGCCAGCAGCGGCGTCGAGAGGTAGCGGAATTTCAGGTTCGCGGCGATGGCGAGCAGCAGCATCGGCAGGCAGCCGGCGACAAGGCCGAACGCAAGCCGGCGGCTGGCGGCGATGGCGAACAGCATCAGTCCGCCGAGGATGCACGCGGCGAAGGCGGCTTCGAGGGCGGTGTGCTCGGACAGCGGACCCAGCCAGATCGTCGCGAGCAGCACGACGAGCGCGATGGCTGGCCGCCAGCTTCGGCGCCATCGCGATGCAGCTGCGCGCGGGTTCGTACTGTTCATGCCGGGATGCCTTCATTGCGCGGCGGCAGCTTCTGTTCGATCGCGCGCGCCGCGGCGGTGGCGGCGCCGCCGCCGGCGTGCAGCGCGAGGTGCATGCGTTCGAACTCGTGCGTCAACGCATCGCGCCGGCCGGCATCGCGGAACCAGCCGAGCACGGCGTCCGCCAGCTTTGCCGGTGTGCAATCGCGCTGCATCAGCTCCGGGACCATGGTCTTGCCGGCGAGCACGTTCGGCAGCGAGTAAACATCCGTCTTCAACATCCCGAGGCCCTTGACGATGGCGTGCGTGAACGGCGCGATGCGATAGCCGACCACCATAGGGCGTTTGGCCAGCATCGCTTCGAGCGCCGCGGTGCCGGACGCCAGCAGCACCACGTCGGCGGCGATCATCGCACGGTGGGCGTGGTTGTCGAGGATGGCGGGAATCGGGAATCGGGAATCGGGAATCGCAAAAGCGGAATCGCGCACGATTCGATCAATTGCTCCGCGACAATGCGCATTCGCCGCCGGAATCACGATCCGCAAGCCGGGGATTTCGGTCGCCACGCGTCGCGCGGCGTCGAGGAAGATCGCGCCGAGCCGATGGATTTCCGACAGCCGGCTGCCGGGCAGCACCGCCAGCACGGGAGCGGCGGCGTCGAGACCGAGTTCGCGGCGTGCCGCCTCGCGATCGGGAACCAGCGGGAAACGGTCGGCCAGCGGGTGCCCGACGAAGCGCGCGTCGACGCCGTGTCTAGTGTAGATCGCGGGCTCCATCGGAAACAGGCACAACACGCGATCGGCTGATTGCCCGATTTTTTCCGCGCGGTTTTCGCGCCACGCCCAGACCGACGGGCTGACGTAGTGCATCGGTCGGATGCCTGCGTGCTTCAGTTTCCTTTCGAGGCCAAGGTTGAAGTCCGGCGCGTCGATGCCGATGAAGATGTCCGGCTTC encodes the following:
- a CDS encoding NAD(P)H dehydrogenase (quinone) 2, translated to MTLAITGITGHLGRLVAARLKATAPSMDTIGLARTPAKAADLGVPVREADYEQPATLARALAGIDTLLLISASELGKRARQHRNIIDAARHAEVKRVIYTSLLHADTSRLNLAGEHLETERMLKDSGIPHTILRNGWYTENYTGSIAGALAGGAFLGSAGAGRISSAARSDYAEAAVKVLTGQGHDGQTYELAGDTAWTLADLAAEISRQTGKSIPYRNLPEAEYAAALQGLGVPSDFARAIASWDVSASQGALFDDSHELSRLIGHPTTPMSTTVAEALV
- a CDS encoding Capsular polysaccharide biosynthesis protein WcbQ; protein product: MNSTNPRAAASRWRRSWRPAIALVVLLATIWLGPLSEHTALEAAFAACILGGLMLFAIAASRRLAFGLVAGCLPMLLLAIAANLKFRYLSTPLLAPDLVYYANAEIAQTLLRYPFIIGSIAIAIVLVPLLLVVLWRGASPMPATRRGRVPGLLAAIVILGVTLYPRGPFAHVYDKGMWEAMNDKSFVSDFIVSIRNARIYEPAFRLADAARDNWRDLAASAPAAVRKPDIVAVLEESTFDPRMLTACTSKLCDARMFHADANTIAHGWLNVHTWGGGTWTSEFAFLSGLPHTLFGPAGLYAPFNLAPRIRFTLPRLLDADGYRTVGIYPTDGDFMNGRDAYADYGFDAFYGGRELRLGWGATDDAVFAAFERVFAAEKAKAGGKPLFVFVLTLHQHGPHMTPLSELPAPYDKPLFPGKLAPGNAALDEWLNLNLTNYLQRLSMSDAAMTGLETFLRRDDRPALLLHFGDHQPSFDGAINTLAKSVPPQVPDAQYVTYYMLKGFNLPIRRENYPVLDIAYLGSLLLDAADLPRNPFFIANTLLRDRCDGQDLHCRDAALRNSYRAWVFGKLGDLR
- a CDS encoding Sensor histidine kinase PrrB (RegB); this translates as MLRLRTHPAESSRFDARALVMTSAWLRPCDALGQALAVAVAIIWLRIPVPLAPLAAGIAVLILATPVAFWRLRQAWPLGETEAFCHVAFDILLLGWALYFTGGASNPFITLLLVPVALSAAALSVQATASVTALAAAVYGILIFVNVPLPDMPMHGNAFRLHLTGMTVNFMIAILLLAVFIARMHASLNTQREAIGRLRERALRDEGLLAIATQAAEAAHRLNTPLSTLRTLLPELGRGREGDAALRADLEVMTGEVERCRNILREMVEYGRGQLADGMRATTLGAYMHDNADRFRVLRPEAAVTTQLAPALRDQPIEVRPGLAHALFNLMQNALDASRRNGSNVVTLAADTDGKQIEFVIGDQGRGFTEAVASGLPVASSKPDGLGIGLLLTRATVERMHGELQAFSDAEGSRVCVRLPLTGHA
- a CDS encoding lipid-A-disaccharide synthase, yielding MLHTPNLITRRSAPFQMPNSERQTTSTVFALVAGEDSGDQLGADLIDALRARFPGARFVGVGGPRMRAAGLDAWHDVSELSVMGLAEVLRHLPRLLRLRASLAKRLIELKPDIFIGIDAPDFNLGLERKLKHAGIRPMHYVSPSVWAWRENRAEKIGQSADRVLCLFPMEPAIYTRHGVDARFVGHPLADRFPLVPDREAARRELGLDAAAPVLAVLPGSRLSEIHRLGAIFLDAARRVATEIPGLRIVIPAANAHCRGAIDRIVRDSAFAIPDSRFPIPAILDNHAHRAMIAADVVLLASGTAALEAMLAKRPMVVGYRIAPFTHAIVKGLGMLKTDVYSLPNVLAGKTMVPELMQRDCTPAKLADAVLGWFRDAGRRDALTHEFERMHLALHAGGGAATAAARAIEQKLPPRNEGIPA
- a CDS encoding Chloride channel protein — translated: MWLMKLDRTTRLIVISVALGVVGALGAQLFLLMLHLTDRYVLDFLGHYHTISVAAAHAMVVPPKPFTHWYWWVPISTTLGGLVAGVLIYWLAPETEGHGTDATLVAFHRNNGRMRTRAPFVKILVSAITIGSGGSGGREGPTAQIASGVGAIAGALLKLPDDERRLVMLIGMAAGLSAIFKSPLGTAIFAVEILYSRMAFEGGALIYTLISAAVAYAITGAFSGYTPLFLLPMSQRVVQPVDLVWFALLGILAGGLGALLPTVYYRIRDAFVALRIPNHFKPAIGGLAVGLIGIAVPPIIGGGYGYMQFALQGGTGLMAWVLLLFSLGKVLTLSLTIGSGGSGGMFGPTLYVGAMLGAAFAASLNLLHLDVDSSWLAVVGMAAVFAGGARVPIASMVMVIEMTGGFQLIMPTMIAVALAFIVQVALTRHAKYPTIYEAQVPTPAESPVHRRAYYDAAADLLRRQEIRLDNDILSSELHGALARGEGIPLTRRSEQLYSLALAPGSPVIGSEVRSLGLADMGVVIVGLIRGEGDVVPHGGTRLQVGDQLLVAAGKDGIERFRALIAPPGDNEHTTA
- a CDS encoding Ribonuclease HII; the encoded protein is MNAWVAGVDEAGRGPLAGPVVVAAVILDPARPIDGLADSKQLTARRREALYSRITDRALAHAIVSVEAAEIDRINILQATLAGMTRVLERLALSPALALIDGNRLPKSLPCPARAIIGGDASEPAISAASILAKVARDRILVEYETRWPGYGFAQHKGYPSPAHLAALQRLGPCPEHRRSFAPVRAACLRFG
- a CDS encoding Dna binding response regulator PrrA (RegA), which gives rise to MNLCEADRHEHLLLAEDDAIFAGAMARALGARGFEVGVARDAADAVRFAQRVQPRYAVVDLKLGEDSGLALISALRAEVPAMRVLLLTGYASIATAVEAIKRGAHDYLAKPVDADAVVRALLGDDTVDDDGPEPPEAPLPLRRLEWEHIQRTLHECDGNISETARRLGMHRRTLQRKLAKHPVRETG